The DNA window CCGGCCTCGTCCCTTCCAGATAAAACACACTGCGATCAAATACTTCCAATAATTTTTTCATTTGCTATAAAAAAGTAAGGTTAAACACTGGTCAAAAAAATATTAATTGCTATAATAGGACCTGATTATCTTTTTATGAAAGGAGTGGATCATGCTAAAAATTCTTTTTGGATCGAGCATAGGTATTATGTCTGTTCTTACCATAGTCGGCGCAATTGTTGTTGTCGGTTTCT is part of the Sulfurirhabdus autotrophica genome and encodes:
- a CDS encoding DUF3149 domain-containing protein, whose translation is MLKILFGSSIGIMSVLTIVGAIVVVGFWVAYWFKHQDRKYLDH